Within Bdellovibrio bacteriovorus HD100, the genomic segment TTCCAATCCGCGACTGACAGTTATTGAGGGCATCAATGCCCGCAATCTTTCCCGCGAAGAAGCGGTCAATCAGGCGACCCCAAAGGAAAAGTTTGATCTGGTCGTCATGGACGTTTCTTTTATTTCCATCTCTTTGATTGTTCCGGAATTAGCACATTTTCTTAAGACTGAAGGCTGTCTTTTAAGTCTGGTGAAGCCCCAATTCGAGGTCGGCGTTGACGGCCTTGCCAAGGGGGGTATAGTCAAAGATGTTTCACTGTATAAAGAAGTCGAGACGCGAATAAAGGAACTTTGTTCGCAAAATGGATTTAAGGTTCTCGACTACTTCCCATCTCCGATTCAGGGAAAGGACGGAAATAATGAGTTCTTTGTTTTTGCCAAAAAAATCTAGTTGGATTGTCTTGTTCCTGTTTCTGGCAAGCTGTCAGAACTTAAGAACCCGTGAAGACATCCGCAAAACTCCGCAGCCGACTCCCAGCCGTCCGGGGGTGACGCAACCGCGTCCTCCGGAAAATGTCGGCACTCCTCCGCCGATGGAATCAGATGAAGAAGACGTGGCTGAGACGCCACCGCCTCCTCCGGCGCCGGTGATCCCGACAATGCCCAAGATCGGCGTGATCCTGGGTGGCGGCGGGGCCAAGACCTACGCGCATATTGGGTTCTTGCATGAACTGCAAAGAGCCAAGGTTCCGGTTTACGCTATTGGTGGAGTTGAGTTTGCAGCTCCGATGGCGGCCCTTTACGCCAACAAGGAACTGGCCAACGATGTAGAGTGGCAGATGTTCAAGCTGAAGGATGAAGAGGTTTTGAAAAAATCTCTTC encodes:
- a CDS encoding TlyA family RNA methyltransferase — encoded protein: MGEKLRLDLYLVEKGLAQSRTHAQELIEAGQVFLFENSQKRILKKASFAVLDSHHGKIEVEAGPANRFVSRGGLKLEGALAQAGVFVQGLKVLDVGISTGGFTDCLLQKGAAQVLGVDVGHGQVHSSLLSNPRLTVIEGINARNLSREEAVNQATPKEKFDLVVMDVSFISISLIVPELAHFLKTEGCLLSLVKPQFEVGVDGLAKGGIVKDVSLYKEVETRIKELCSQNGFKVLDYFPSPIQGKDGNNEFFVFAKKI